From one Phaeodactylum tricornutum CCAP 1055/1 chromosome 16, whole genome shotgun sequence genomic stretch:
- a CDS encoding predicted protein, whose amino-acid sequence QEAGVIFDVLVVGGGATGAGTALDAASRGLSVACVERGDFASETSSRSTKLIWAGIRYMGTATAALLSPKLWQHPVDTVHQFVGEMKMVWHCHVERRYMTSVNRHLCNWIPIAVPFNSWHISPPPMGHPLFGYFPFLAPVVFKFYDALSVFTCPPSYVLTKSRAQRDFPQLDPDGLKYAAVFYEAQHNDSRTNLAIAMTAAEKGAAIANYTEMVDLIHNEAGRVVGAVVLDRMTGKQWKVYAKKVVLAGGPFTDQLRSMEAGKIPPAVRGSAGTHIVLPGYFVPHNMGLLDCNTSDGRFLFILPWLGHTLIGTTDKKGPAETLQNPPEDEVVWLLKESQKFLRKDLKVRRSDVLSAWRGWRPLAVDPHATADSPVSRDHVISENPESGVIFIAGGKWTTWREMAQEVIDRVVGPSGPPSLTLDIPLHGAEGYENNLAIQLIQRYGMDTTVAEHLVKTYGGRAWEVCELMQPTGKAWPKFGNLLVEGFPYIDAEVLYATREYACTIEDVLSRRTRLAYLNRDAAVAAIEPVADILARELGWTAKAKEQQIQAARNYVESYSGR is encoded by the coding sequence CAAGAAGCGGGCGTCATCTTTGACGTGCTCGTCGTGGGCGGGGGCGCCACTGGGGCGGGAACGGCCTTGGACGCGGCCTCGCGAGGATTGTCGGTGGCATGCGTGGAACGAGGTGATTTCGCGTCCGAGACATCCTCTCGATCGACCAAGCTTATCTGGGCGGGAATTCGTTACATGGGGACGGCCACGGCGGCCCTCCTCAGCCCCAAACTGTGGCAGCATCCGGTAGACACCGTCCACCAATTCGTCGGCGAAATGAAAATGGTCTGGCACTGTCACGTGGAACGTCGGTATATGACATCAGTCAATCGACATTTGTGCAATTGGATACCTATTGCGGTGCCGTTCAATTCGTGGCACATTTCACCGCCGCCCATGGGACATCCACTCTTCGGTTACTTTCCTTTTCTAGCCCCCGTGGTGTTCAAATTTTACGACGCGCTATCAGTGTTTACGTGTCCACCGAGCTACGTGTTGACGAAATCGAGGGCCCAACGTGACTTTCCTCAACTGGATCCTGACGGGCTCAAGTACGCGGCGGTGTTTTACGAAGCGCAACACAACGACTCACGCACGAACCTGGCGATTGCCATGACCGCAGCCGAAAAGGGTGCCGCCATTGCCAACTACACGGAAATGGTAGATTTGATTCATAACGAAGCTGGCAGAGTAGTAGGAGCGGTCGTGCTGGATCGCATGACTGGCAAGCAATGGAAGGTGTACGCGAAGAAGGTTGTGTTGGCGGGTGGTCCCTTTACCGACCAACTTCGATCAATGGAAGCCGGTAAGATACCACCGGCCGTTCGAGGATCGGCGGGTACACATATTGTACTGCCTGGCTACTTTGTTCCGCACAACATGGGGTTGTTGGACTGCAACACGAGTGACGGTCGATTTTTGTTCATACTACCTTGGTTGGGCCATACTCTGATTGGAACCACCGACAAGAAAGGACCCGCCGAGACTCTGCAAAATCCCCCGGAAGACGAAGTCGTATGGTTGTTGAAGGAATCGCAAAAGTTTCTGCGCAAAGATCTGAAAGTTCGTCGGTCGGATGTGCTTAGTGCGTGGCGTGGTTGGCGACCATTGGCGGTGGATCCTCACGCCACTGCAGACTCTCCCGTTTCACGGGACCACGTTATTTCGGAGAATCCCGAATCAGGTGTCATTTTCATCGCCGGTGGTAAGTGGACTACTTGGCGGGAGATGGCCCAGGAAGTCATTGATCGCGTGGTGGGGCCGTCCGGCCCGCCCAGTTTGACCTTGGACATCCCTTTACACGGAGCAGAGGGATACGAAAACAATCTGGCCATTCAACTCATTCAACGATACGGTATGGATACTACCGTAGCGGAGCACTTGGTAAAAACCTACGGAGGTCGTGCGTGGGAGGTATGTGAACTGATGCAACCGACGGGCAAAGCGTGGCCCAAGTTTGGGAATCTGCTCGTAGAAGGCTTTCCATACATTGACGCTGAAGTATTGTACGCTACACGAGAATACGCCTGCACGATCGAAGACGTGCTATCCCGGAGAACGCGACTGGCGTATCTGAACCGGGATGCTGCTGTGGCGGCAATTGAACCGGTCGCCGATATTTTGGCCCGGGAGTTGGGCTGGACTGCCAAGGCTAAAGAACAGCAAATACAAGCTGCACGAAATTACGTGGAATCGTATTCGGGACGA
- a CDS encoding predicted protein — protein sequence MTDVPVISALSFINDEWGQKYELYSPGRNYLYTGKVPQVGQLTETLVVDFMGNQFQLSGIVAEVNPIETWKASISNGIRELRDQASLYVQDTSATPCIVGFGLATIAAPSRDPTTATLKQGVGLQKGRIYRIEYKADDTRQNLYTVQRVTELPMEYVHMLPPIAIDFFLHNSALWQV from the coding sequence ATGACAGATGTTCCCGTGATTAGCGCTCTTTCCTTCATTAACGACGAATGGGGCCAAAAGTACGAACTGTATTCTCCCGGCAGGAACTACTTGTACACGGGCAAAGTTCCGCAGGTCGGGCAGCTCACCGAAACGCTCGTCGTTGACTTTATGGGAAACCAGTTTCAGCTTTCGGGAATCGTCGCCGAGGTTAATCCTATCGAAACTTGGAAGGCATCGATTTCCAACGGAATTCGGGAATTACGGGATCAAGCTAGCCTGTACGTTCAAGACACGAGTGCGACACCCTGTATTGTGGGATTCGGGCTCGCCACGATAGCGGCTCCGTCTAGGGATCCGACGACGGCTACCCTCAAACAGGGCGTGGGTCTGCAAAAGGGCCGAATATACCGGATCGAGTATAAGGCCGACGACACACGCCAGAATTTATACACCGTGCAGAGGGTCACCGAGTTGCCCATGGAGTACGTGCACATGTTGCCACCCATCGCGATAGACTTTTTTCTTCACAACTCGGCACTCTGGCAAGTGTAG
- a CDS encoding predicted protein, protein MHSYRAPPSVGVATTVSTHAVSRSAELLSCAKTAVKIARKSLASGNPTASWSEHYSVSHLRLYPVEEQQSGPQHESLEDGLSLLRTMEGELKQLEALVRRRGHTNDPTEEITLSVRRLEADTSELLQLINVMIPPTARGQRQKHWQMLQKWFQTLATHQGNRLKEILKTRGKVVADQAQRRKQFQPKTATNKAFDQWDSNPLFNLPATRVSRQPPAQGTASAPATGTNGGLTHSGPQAGQVAQSNGTANSDAAISVANPNSVQPRGTTNGYSYYHRTSSAPGSGFQSMGYGGSAGNAAAYAGGYGGGTGTGMRQRRVQGDTNGSQANSNTASVDPQQTLQLRQQERQTQHRVNEARQAERSLAELGTLFGKMSQIWLLYI, encoded by the exons ATGCACTCTTACCGTGCTCCACCATCGGTAGGTGTAGCGACTACCGTATCTACGCATGCTGTATCCAGATCAGCCGAGCTGCTCTCGTGCGCTAAAACGGCCGTAAAAATTGCACGAAAGAGTCTCGCTTCCGGCAACCCGACTGCTTCCTGGTCGGAACACTACAGTGTCTCCCATCTACGACTGTATCCCGTCGAAGAGCAGCAAAGTGGTCCGCAGCACGAATCTCTGGAAGATGGACTTTCTCTCCTGCGAACCATGGAAGGAGAGTTGAAACAGCTGGAGGCGCTGGTGCGACGACGGGGTCACACGAATGATCCCACCGAAGAGATCACATTGTCGGTCAGACGTCTCGAAGCCGATACATCCGAGCTTTTGCAACTCATCAATGTTATGATTCCCCCAACGGCTAGAGGGCAACGCCAAAAACACTGGCAAATGCTTCAAAAATGGTTCCAGACCCTGGCAACCCATCAAGGGAATCGGTTGAAGGAAATTCTTAAAACACGAGGCAAGGTCGTGGCCGACCAAGCCCAGCGGCGTAAGCAGTTTCAGCCCAAAACCGCAACCAATAAAGCATTCGATCAATGGGACTCGAATCCCTTATTCAATCTCCCAGCTACCCGAGTATCCAGACAACCGCCAGCACAAGGAACGGCTTCCGCACCGGCCACAGGAACGAATGGTGGGTTGACTCATTCTGGCCCTCAAGCAGGGCAGGTGGCGCAAAGCAACGGTACCGCAAATTCCGATGCGGCTATCTCCGTGGCAAATCCGAATAGTGTCCAACCCCGTGGTACAACTAATGGATATTCGTACTACCATCGTACGTCGTCCGCGCCCGGCAGTGGCTTTCAATCGATGGGCTACGGTGGTAGCGCTGGCAACGCTGCCGCGTATGCTGGAGGCTATGGAGGAGGCACCGGTACGGGGATGCGACAACGGCGCGTGCAAGGGGACACGAATGGATCGCAGGCTAATAGCAACACTGCATCCGTGGATCCCCAACAGACGTTGCAGTTGCGTCAGCAAGAACGACAAACGCAGCACCGGGTCAACGAAGCGCGGCAAGCGGAACGATCGTTGGCTGAACTAGGAACGCTGTTTGGGAAAATGTCG CAAATTTGGTTACTCTACATCTGA
- a CDS encoding predicted protein: protein MLGLVGALCSRIILSVQSGILRTGRFLLLLSLLLSLAYSFGWLHRLLWHLVESALSKALNGTPVTIGSLQFDLVRGRLSASNLILHSPRRDEWKWQSPVLARIGKLYVKTNVVYFLFSDWILGEEAPLEIYTLQLSDIQVFVERQQSFFNFYLLDPHNILPDPATLDLDGPGPTPRPGPYSDQSRTRRMLGIASPSPPAAGLDNDSRVDISSDPSDHHAQKVVSDMIKAVHDLGKAAQYGSLQGALDSHRQTITSQLRKLKASKKTDAMQEGVRIVQQVSKQVVEQTRGVKERGILPSRRTLPSNNRTLYARIGRVVLEDARVFTRDQFDEDKRSSASSWNKPIVLQSFIIKSAEFCPPLAAKDDEGYPLLYQPINALLDVVWKRILGEIAKSNTNILLQTAVGEVLDFWMEKEIATLPE from the exons ATGCTGGGATTGGTTGGGGCACTCTGTAGCCGTATCATTCTCTCGGTTCAATCGGGAATTCTCCGAACGGGACGTTTCCTGCTCTTACTGTCGCTTCTACTTTCACTGGCGTACTCGTTTGGCTGGCTGCATCGCTTGCTTTGGCATCTGGTGGAATCGGCACTTTCCAAAGCACTCAACGGTACACCCGTCACGATTGGCAGCCTACAATTCGATCTCGTACGGGGCCGCCTTTCAGCCTCCAACTTAATTCTACACTCGCCACGAAGGGACGAATGGAAATGGCAGAGTCCCGTCCTGGCCCGCATTGGCAAACTCTACGTCAAGACCAACGTCGTATACTTTCTCTTTTCCGACTGGATCCTCGGAGAAGAGGCTCCTCTCGAAATATATACTCTGCAACTGTCGGACATTCAAGTCTTTGTGGAACGCCAGCAGAGTTTCTTCAATTTTTATCTCCTGGATCCGCACAATATTCTACCGGATCCGGCTACGTTGGACTTGGACGGACCCGGTCCTACACCACGACCAGG ACCCTACTCGGATCAGTCCCGTACTCGTCGAATGCTCGGCATCGCATCGCCGTCGCCACCCGCGGCGGGGTTGGACAACGATTCACGCGTCGACATTTCTTCCGATCCGAGCGACCACCACGCCCAAAAAGTCGTATCCGACATGATCAAGGCCGTGCACGACTTGGGCAAGGCCGCACAGTACGGATCCTTGCAAGGGGCTCTGGACTCACACCGTCAAACAATCACGTCGCAACTTCGAAAACTCAAAGcgtccaaaaagacggaCGCTATGCAAGAAGGGGTACGGATTGTCCAGCAAGTTTCCAAACAGGTCGTGGAACAAACCAGAGGCGTCAAGGAGCGAGGGATCTTACCCTCCCGACGGACGCTGCCCAGTAACAACAGGACACTTTACGCTCGGATAGGTCGGGTAGTACTGGAAGATGCCCGAGTATTCACCCGAGACCAGTTCGACGAAGACAAGAGGTCGAGCGCATCGTCTTGGAACAAGCCGATTGTACTACAATCCTTCATAATCAAGTCGGCTGAATTCTGCCCACCACTGGCTGCCAAAGACGATGAAGGATATCCTTTGCTATATCAGCCGATCAATGCCCTGCTAGACGTGGTGTGGAAACGAATTTTAGGCGAAATAGCCAAGTCGAACACCAATATACTATTGCAAACTGCAGTCGGGGAAGTCTTGGACTTCTGGATGGAGAAAGAAATTGCCACACTACCCGAGTGA
- a CDS encoding metacaspase (Caspase-like protease. Conserved catalytic Cys-His diad is identified.) codes for MVADWLAWSRLEPAGKNPIVVVQNRNQAILIPRTPTKTEQHGFARKNETTTRNYLVRTTMASFDEKIKQAIPAEFHMISGSHDSQTSADVYNTGKFQLPNPAGRAGGACTSALLQVLYNNGVAAGELSWVQCLRQMRTALNGMGFDQVPQLTSSRLIDVNTPMAIVPPTATGRKRAVLIGINYTGQQGQLSGCHNDVKNIIKFLTKVHGFNETEMLILMDDGQHHSPTKKNIEDAFTRITQYSQAGDVVFVHYSGHGGRVRDLDGDEDDGFDETLIPVDFKRAGQIIDDDILKILVKPMRQGVTVTVLMDCCHSGTVLDLPYRFSADDSKMRIDQGNANSLFGKLGDMDVAQVACCACLAYVVADMLLN; via the exons ATGGTTGCCGACTGGCTGGCTTGGTCTCGATTGGAACCTGCTGGCAAGAACCCAatcgtcgttgtccaaaATCGGAATCAAGCCATTCTGATCCCACGCACACCGACCAAGACTGAACAACACGGATTTGCTCGGAAGAACGAGACGACCA CTAGAAACTATTTGGTACGCACGACCATGGCGTCCTTTGACGAAAAAATCAAGCAAG CCATTCCGGCCGAGTTTCACATGATCTCGGGTTCGCACGATTCCCAAACGTCGGCCGATGTCTATAATACGGGCAAGTTTCAGCTCCCCAACCCAGCG GGTCGCGCTGGCGGTGCCTGTACATCCGCCTTGTTACAGGTCCTCTACAACAATGGTGTTGCTGCGGGGGAACTCTCCTGGGTCCAGTGTCTCCGTCAAATGCGCACCGCCCTCAACGGCATGGGGTTCGACCAGGTACCGCAGCTCACCAGCTCGCGACTGATCGACGTCAACACGCCCATGGCTATTGTCCCACCCACCGCGACGGGTCGGAAACGTGCCGTTCTGATTGGAATCAACTATACTGGACAACAGGGGCAATTGTCGGGTTGCCACAACGACGTCAAGAATATTATTAAATTCTTGACCAAGGTGCACGGATTCAACGAAACGGAAATGCTCATTCTCATGGATGACGGACAGCACCATTCTCCAACGAAAAAGAATATTGAGGATGCCTTTACGCGTATTACGCAGTACAGTCAAGCGGGCGATGTGGTCTTTGTACATTATTCGGGACAC GGTGGCCGTGTGCGAGATTTGGACG gcgacgaagacgatggtTTCGACGAAACGCTGATTCCGGTGGATTTCAAAAGAGCTGGTCAAATTATCGACGACGATATTTTGAAAATTCTCGTCAAACCGATGCGACAAGGTGTCACCGTGACGGTCCTCATGGACTGTTGTCACTCGGGAACCGTTTTGGATTTGCCCTACCGATTTTCCGCGGACGATAGTAAAATGCGCATCGACCAAGGGAACGCGAATTCGTTGTTTGGCAAATTGGGAGACATGGATGTCGCCCAGGTTGCCTGTTGCGCTTGTTTGGCCTACGTGGTGGCCGATATGCTCTTGAATTAA
- a CDS encoding predicted protein, producing the protein MSTTTATATATHPTPVADAIVQNLHRAFSPLSHLEIRNESHRHNVPPHSETHFQVVVVAERFNDVPSLVQRHRLVNEALAPQLAGPVHALSIVAKTPAQWQAMGEQGQAVPATPKCRGGDGTFATRT; encoded by the coding sequence ATGAGTACGACgactgctactgctactgctaccCACCCGACACCGgtcgccgacgccattgTCCAAAACTTGCATCGCGCGTTCTCACCGCTGTCGCATTTGGAAATCCGGAACGAATCGCACCGACACAACGTTCCACCCCATTCGGAAACGCACTTtcaagtcgtcgtcgttgccgaaCGTTTCAACGACGTCCCGTCACTCGTACAGCGACACCGACTGGTCAACGAAGCACTCGCCCCGCAACTCGCCGGACCGGTCCACGCTCTTTCCATCGTTGCCAAAACACCGGCCCAGTGGCAAGCCATGGGGGAACAGGGACAGGCTGTTCCCGCCACTCCCAAGTGTCGGGGTGGGGATGGAACTTTTGCCACCCGAACGTAG
- a CDS encoding predicted protein, whose translation MRAFSTPTRTHPTSAVSFVSVVVVVVSMILRVSTAFVPSLRRTGYPASGRVRPFLATTSHRSTREVSETAAPVHYPFAKVESKWQAYWDENETFQTPTRDLSKPKKYVLDMFPYPSGAGLHVGHPEGYTASDVMSRYWRMKGYDVLHPIGWDSFGLPAEQFAIQTGTKPASTTKKNIANFKRQLKSLGFSYDWDREIATTDRGYVQWTQWIFLQLFRKGLAEQSEVSVNWCPALGTVLANEEVINGLSERGDHPVERVPLRQWVLRITDYADRLEAGLEGLEWPAGTMTAQKQWIGKSIGCNIDFGVDQWPDETISVFTTRADTLMGVTYVTLAPEHPLVASLATDEQKDVVNAYVKTTSSRSDLDRTSAKEKTGVFTGAYAIHPISGDKVPIWIGDYVLGSYGTGAVMAVPAHDARDFEFAQKFGLDIKWVVEPASGELVSKEQAFTEAGRNVNSGAFDGLTTDEAKKAVTSKLEELNKGGPRITYKLRDWVFSRQRYWGEPIPIYFPVDFPDGIDPTTQNPADDNCEYTIRFDQPIPVAEADLPLELPEMDDFQPGDDPAGCLARAKDWRFFAKDGKWFSRETNTMPQWAGSCWYYFRFMDPKNSKEAFSKVVDEEWMPVDLYVGGAEHAVLHLLYARFWHQVLFDLGYTKHPEPFQKLVHQGMILGSDGEKMSKSRGNVVNPDDIVGEQGADALRLYEMFMGPLEAVKPWQTSQVAGVVRFQRKVYDTVSTAVANGKTKMDQETARLLHKTMKKVTQDIESMAFNTAISALMVLTNHLQSLKANVPVEAAEKLALMVSPFAPHLGEECWSMLGHEGSLAYQDWVEFDETLCVDDTVTMGVQVNGKARGEITVAKDASQDVAMAAAKDVERVQAQLDGKDIKKIIYVPGRILNIVAK comes from the coding sequence ATGCGTGCGTTCTCCACACCGACTCGAACGCATCCTACATCCGCCGtatctttcgtttccgtcgttgtcgtcgtcgtgtcgATGATCCTGCGCGTTTCCACCGCGTTTGTACCGTCGTTGCGACGCACGGGCTATCCTGCCAGTGGACGTGTGCGTCCGTTTCTGGCTACCACGTCGCATCGGTCGACGAGGGAGGTTTCCGAAACGGCCGCACCCGTCCACTACCCGTTCGCGAAAGTCGAATCCAAATGGCAGGCCTACTGGGACGAGAACGAAACCTTCCAAACACCCACGCGGGATCTTTCCAAACCCAAAAAGTACGTACTCGACATGTTTCCCTACCCATCCGGCGCCGGCCTGCACGTGGGTCATCCCGAAGGGTACACCGCTTCGGACGTTATGAGTCGCTACTGGCGTATGAAGGGGTACGATGTCCTCCACCCAATCGGTTGGGACAGCTTTGGTCTGCCCGCGGAGCAGTTCGCGATTCAAACGGGGACCAAGCCAGCGTCCACGACCAAAAAGAATATTGCCAATTTCAAACGGCAACTCAAGAGTTTGGGCTTTTCCTACGATTGGGATCGCGAAATTGCCACCACGGATCGGGGATACGTACAATGGACGCAGTGGATCTTTTTGCAGCTGTTCCGGAAAGGCTTGGCGGAACAGTCGGAAGTTTCTGTGAATTGGTGTCCCGCCTTGGGTACGGTCCTCGCCAATGAGGAAGTCATCAACGGGCTTTCCGAACGCGGCGACCATCCCGTCGAACGCGTACCCTTGCGACAGTGGGTGCTTCGAATTACCGACTACGCCGATCGTCTAGAAGCTGGTTTGGAAGGACTCGAGTGGCCAGCAGGAACTATGACTGCGCAGAAACAGTGGATCGGCAAAAGTATCGGCTGCAATATCGATTTTGGTGTCGACCAGTGGCCCGACGAAACAATCTCCGTTTTTACCACACGGGCCGATACTCTCATGGGGGTCACGTACGTTACACTCGCTCCCGAACACCCATTGGTGGCAAGCCTCGCTACCGACGAGCAAAAAGATGTGGTCAACGCATACGTCAAGACAACGTCGTCGCGTTCCGATTTGGATCGTACAtccgccaaagaaaagacgGGTGTCTTTACCGGTGCCTACGCCATTCACCCAATCTCTGGGGACAAGGTTCCCATTTGGATAGGGGACTACGTATTGGGCTCCTACGGTACAGGCGCTGTCATGGCAGTCCCGGCACACGATGCTCGAGACTTTGAATTTGCTCAAAAGTTTGGACTCGATATCAAATGGGTTGTGGAACCAGCCTCGGGAGAACTCGTCTCGAAAGAACAAGCCTTCACGGAAGCGGGCAGGAACGTGAACAGCGGTGCGTTCGACGGCTTGACCACGGATGAAGCCAAAAAGGCCGTAACCAGTAAACTCGAGGAGCTGAATAAGGGAGGACCACGAATAACCTACAAACTGCGTGATTGGGTCTTTTCGCGTCAACGGTACTGGGGTGAACCGATTCCCATTTACTTTCCGGTCGATTTTCCAGACGGAATCGATCCAACAACGCAGAATCCTGCAGATGACAATTGCGAATACACAATCCGCTTTGATCAACCGATTCCAGTCGCTGAAGCTGACTTGCCGTTGGAACTGCCGGAAATGGACGACTTTCAACCCGGTGATGACCCGGCTGGATGTCTCGCTAGAGCCAAAGACTGGCGATTCTTTGCAAAAGACGGCAAGTGGTTTTCTCGTGAAACGAATACAATGCCACAATGGGCCGGATCTTGTTGGTACTATTTTCGTTTTATGGATCCAAAAAACTCCAAGGAAGCTTTTAGTAAAGTGGTAGACGAGGAATGGATGCCTGTGGACTTGTATGTGGGTGGGGCTGAACACGCGGTTTTGCATTTACTGTACGCTCGTTTCTGGCATCAAGTTCTGTTTGACTTGGGCTACACAAAGCATCCGGAGCCCTTTCAAAAGTTGGTGCACCAGGGAATGATCCTTGGAAGTGACGGAGAGAAAATGTCCAAGAGTAGGGGGAATGTGGTGAATCCCGATGATATTGTCGGTGAACAAGGTGCCGATGCCTTGCGCTTGTACGAAATGTTTATGGGTCCGTTGGAAGCTGTCAAGCCATGGCAAACCAGTCAGGTAGCAGGTGTTGTCCGATTTCAACGTAAAGTGTACGACACCGTCTCGACTGCAGTCGCCAACGGCAAGACCAAAATGGACCAAGAAACAGCACGACTACTACacaagacgatgaagaaggtGACGCAAGACATTGAATCCATGGCCTTCAATACTGCTATTTCGGCGCTTATGGTACTGACAAACCACCTTCAAAGCTTGAAAGCAAATGTACCAGTAGAAGCGGCCGAAAAGCTAGCCTTGATGGTTTCGCCATTTGCTCCACACTTGGGCGAAGAATGCTGGAGTATGTTGGGTCACGAGGGGTCGTTAGCCTACCAAGACTGGGTTGAGTTTGACGAAACTTTGTGCGTAGACGACACAGTCACCATGGGTGTACAGGTAAACGGCAAGGCCCGCGGTGAGATCACCGTAGCTAAGGATGCTTCCCAGGACgttgccatggcggcggcaaaAGATGTGGAACGTGTACAAGCCCAATTGGATGGTAAAGATATCAAGAAGATAATTTACGTCCCCGGTCGTATTCTGAACATTGTTGCCAAATAA
- a CDS encoding predicted protein, whose amino-acid sequence MEGGPVVALDRILHDLAHALTVSERWRALRRFREILEQDLKQSTHQQCREREVDVLLVWNVQLALQTSDPTLLPDLLECLRSLWAHPPQRHQHHNHHHHARYTQPDPELESLSRFRNKVAPVADANGTTIQTLLTCWRTYRYDTVVLESLVPCFRALAKQGRFSSTAPSSGVGQWKEVAERLHAALARETRPENALRPTLWGLLKDAVFRALPDEKCGWFGTFQELTLRELLPKDTTTNTDIGMDSSNSVSNVTMEHGVGILWSWAVIPRLGRTLAESTSLWIILDMLHNDRSPRSRILATRQKATATLGTILTHFSSTNDVNDENPVPETMTKQTWIASRLLTLLETESDPDWRRRCLRTLRCLCSCSWGRRMLDNACTHLLLPTLLRIVRDDTADSPDTRVQACQCLSTMLPLPPPSWIDSLPLVETTLIQTASKKSTPDKVVLAASQALAASLQYSPWKRSASCFSTSFHERVRDVLQDNEARETYHVAFGELLHQIVLEHEHQTSVPDLLSSTTILDIITLLLTPLGPDFGLSRDHALRVVEILSRHEKKKLADHESLLGALVNLCLVTSGELKVQVKTIVLDLVPEL is encoded by the exons ATGGAAGGAGGTCCCGTGGTCGCCCTGGATCGGATCTTGCACG ACTTGGCGCACGCATTGACGGTTTCCGAACGATGGCGAGCGCTGAGACGATTCCGAGAGATACTGGAACAGGATTTGAAACAGTCCACGCATCAACAGTGTCGGGAACGTGAGGTGGATGTACTGCTCGTCTGGAATGTTCAACTCGCACTCCAAACGTCCGATCCCACACTGTTACCCGACTTGCTAGAATGTCTGCGTTCCCTCTGGGCGCACCCACCACAACGTCACCAGCaccacaaccaccaccaccacgcaCGATATACCCAACCGGATCCGGAACTGGAGTCGTTGAGTCGTTTCCGTAACAAGGTGGCTCCCGTAGCCGATGCTAATGGTACCACCATTCAAACTCTTTTGACGTGTTGGAGGACTTACCGCTACGATACAGTCGTACTGGAGTCGCTCGTGCCCTGTTTTCGGGCTCTGGCCAAACAGGGTCGTTTCTCCTCGACCGCACCTTCGTCCGGGGTGGGTCAATGGAAGGAAGTCGCCGAACGATTGCACGCGGCGTTGGCGCGCGAAACACGTCCCGAAAACGCTCTCCGACCGACCCTGTGGGGACTGCTGAAAGATGCCGTCTTTCGGGCCTTACCGGACGAAAAGTGCGGTTGGTTCGGAACCTTTCAGGAACTGACATTGCGGGAACTATTGCCCAAGGATACAACAACCAACACCGACATTGGTATGGATAGTAGCAATTCCGTATCTAACGTTACCATGGAGCACGGGGTGGGAATATTGTGGAGTTGGGCGGTAATCCCTCGCTTGGGACGCACCTTGGCCGAATCCACATCGCTCTGGATTATTCTAGATATGCTACACAATGATCGTTCACCCCGATCGCGGATTCTGGCAACCCGTCAAAAGGCAACGGCAACTCTCGGAACCATTCTTACACACTTTTCCAGCACAAACGATGTTAATGATGAAAATCCTGTTCCAGAAACTATGACCAAACAGACATGGATAGCGTCCCGCTTGTTGACTTTACTAGAGACAGAATCGGATCCGGATTGGAGAAGGCGCTGTCTACGGACTTTGCGATGTCTCTGCTCTTGCTCATGGGGACGACGGATGCTCGACAATGCATGTACACATCTTTTGCTACCAACACTGCTTCGCATTGTACGGGACGATACCGCCGATTCTCCCGACACCCGGGTACAGGCCTGTCAATGCCTCTCGACTATGCTGCCCTTACCACCGCCTTCGTGGATCGATTCGCTGCCGTTGGTGGAAACTACTCTGATACAAACAGCGTCCAAAAAATCCACACCGGACAAAGTCGTATTGGCGGCCTCACAAGCGCTCGCGGCTAGCCTGCAATACAGTCCCTGGAAACGCAGTGCCTCCTGTTTTTCAACAAGTTTTCACGAGCGTGTAAGAGATGTTCTACAAGACAACGAAGCACGGGAGACGTACCATGTCGCCTTCGGTGAGCTCTTGCACCAGATCGTACTCGAACACGAACATCAAACCAGCGTTCCAGATCTGCTGTCATCCACTACCATTCTCGATATCATTACGCTTCTGTTGACTCCGCTCGgtcccgactttggcttGAGCCGTGACCACGCCTTGCGGGTAGTGGAGATTCTGTCGAGGcacgaaaagaagaagctcgccGATCACGAATCACTACTGGGTGCCCTCGTCAATCTCTGCCTCGTCACGAGTGGGGAGTTGAAAGTCCAGGTAAAAACCATTGTACTCGATCTCGTCCCCGAGCTGTAG